The following coding sequences lie in one Phaenicophaeus curvirostris isolate KB17595 chromosome 5, BPBGC_Pcur_1.0, whole genome shotgun sequence genomic window:
- the DBX1 gene encoding homeobox protein DBX1 → MMFPSLIAPPAVYPSLLRPTPTLTLPQSLQTAFSSHSSFLVEDLIRISRPSAYLPRTGPPPSISPPASAPRTESGTPELTSSSSSSTSSSRRICSPQASSSDSTFLKFGVNAILSSAPRAETSPALLQSVPPKTFSFPYFEGSFQPFIRSSYFPAASAVVPIPGTFSWPLAARGKPRRGMLRRAVFSDVQRKALEKMFQKQKYISKPDRKKLAAKLGLKDSQVKIWFQNRRMKWRNSKERELLSSGGCREQTLPTKFNPHPDLSDVGKKCSGEEEEEEVPSVCPPSPQHPLTYHQSPEHLHLRDRLDSQMSPSPSHSSSPSKPSDFSDSEEEDDEGEEEEEEITVS, encoded by the exons ATGATGTTCCCCAGCCTCATCGCTCCTCCGGCCGTCTACCCCAGCCTCCTGCGGCCGACCCCCACCCTCACCTTGCCTCAATCGCTGCAGACGGCTTTTTCCAGCCATTCCAGCTTCCTGGTGGAAGATTTGATCCGGATCAGCAGACCCAGCGCTTACCTGCCCAGGACCGGCCCCCCGCCCAGCATCTCCCCCCCGGCCTCGGCGCCCAGGACGGAGTCGGGGACGCCGGAGCtcaccagctcctcctcctcctctaccagctcctccaggaggatctgctcgcCGCAGGCTTCCAGCAGCGACTCCACTTTCCTCAAGTTCGGAGTCAACGCCATCCTCTCCTCCGCCCCCCGCGCCG AAACGTCCCCTGCGCTGCTTCAGAGCGTCCCTCCAAAGACTTTCTCCTTCCCGTACTTTGAAGGATCCTTCCAGCCTTTTATCCGGTCCTCCTATTTCCCAG CTGCCTCTGCCGTGGTCCCCATCCCCGGCACCTTCTCTTGGCCGCTGGCTGCCCGTGGCAAGCCCCGCCGTGGCATGCTGCGTCGCGCCGTCTTCTCCGACGTGCAGCGCAAGGCACTGGAGAAGATGTTCCAGAAGCAGAAGTACATCAGCAAACCCGACAGGAAGAAGTTGGCAGCCAAGCTCGGCCTTAAGGACTCACAG GTGAAGATCTGGTTCCAGAACAGGAGGATGAAGTGGAGGAACTCCAAAGAAAGAGAGCTCCTCTCTTCTGGTGGCTGCAGAGAACAGACCCTACCCACCAAGTTCAACCCTCATCCAGACCTCAGTGATGTAGGCAAGAAATGTTcaggcgaggaggaggaggaagaagttcCATCTGTGTGCCCACCCAGCCCCCAGCATCCCTTAACCTACCACCAGTCCCCAGAACACCTACACTTGAGGGACAGACTGGACTCCCAGAtgtctccttctccatcccattcTAGCAGCCCCAGCAAACCTTCAGACTTCTCAGACTCAGAGGAAGAGGATGAtgaaggggaagaagaagaggaggagataaCAGTCTCTTAA